A part of Sediminispirochaeta bajacaliforniensis DSM 16054 genomic DNA contains:
- a CDS encoding daunorubicin resistance protein DrrA family ABC transporter ATP-binding protein, whose translation MKNIIEVHNFTKEYGDFTAVNDISFGVKEGTIFAFLGPNGAGKSTTINTLCTILEKTAGEMTINGHDVSEQKDLVRKDIGIVFQESTLDERLTVEENLRFHCDFYKVPKENISERINFVLDLVELGNRKTAKVASLSGGMKRRVEIARALVHFPKVLFLDEPTAGLDPQTRANVWEYIQKLQKEKHITIFLTTHYMDEAEICSDIAIMDHGKIIAFDTPENLKKQFTDIRIQIESRNPEKIENFFRLIKREISYERNNEYFTIRTQDPSKALELLSYCKENISDFEVRKGTLNEVFLAITGKEIRN comes from the coding sequence ATGAAGAATATCATAGAAGTACATAACTTTACGAAAGAATACGGGGATTTCACAGCAGTAAACGATATCTCGTTTGGGGTAAAAGAGGGCACTATCTTTGCATTTCTCGGTCCAAACGGTGCGGGAAAAAGTACAACTATCAACACTTTGTGTACGATCCTGGAAAAAACTGCTGGGGAAATGACCATAAACGGCCATGACGTATCAGAACAGAAGGATTTGGTACGAAAGGATATCGGCATTGTGTTTCAGGAATCGACTCTTGATGAGAGGCTTACGGTCGAAGAAAATCTTCGATTCCATTGTGATTTTTATAAAGTACCGAAAGAGAACATTTCCGAACGCATCAATTTTGTTCTCGATCTCGTGGAACTGGGAAATCGAAAAACGGCAAAGGTTGCTTCGTTGTCCGGGGGGATGAAAAGACGAGTGGAAATCGCTCGCGCTCTTGTCCACTTTCCAAAAGTATTGTTCCTCGACGAGCCCACCGCAGGCCTTGATCCGCAGACGCGGGCGAATGTCTGGGAGTATATTCAAAAACTACAAAAAGAGAAGCATATCACGATATTTCTCACCACTCATTATATGGATGAAGCGGAAATATGCTCGGATATCGCGATTATGGATCACGGTAAGATTATTGCCTTTGATACACCTGAAAATCTCAAAAAACAGTTTACCGATATCCGAATACAGATTGAAAGTCGGAATCCGGAAAAAATCGAGAACTTTTTCCGTCTTATAAAACGGGAGATTTCCTACGAACGGAATAACGAATATTTTACCATACGTACTCAGGATCCATCCAAAGCGCTCGAGTTACTTTCTTACTGTAAAGAAAACATTTCTGATTTTGAGGTACGAAAGGGTACGCTGAATGAAGTTTTTTTAGCAATCACAGGTAAGGAGATAAGAAACTAA